In a single window of the Gossypium hirsutum isolate 1008001.06 chromosome D02, Gossypium_hirsutum_v2.1, whole genome shotgun sequence genome:
- the LOC107909553 gene encoding uncharacterized protein: MAISVPILAIIFALHLIAFVFAVGAERRRSFAEVVPDQYDERTYCLYSTDASTVYGLSAFGLLLLSQVVVNGVTRCLCFGKGLVSATSSTTCAIFFFVFSWLSFLGAEACLLAGSAKNAYHTKYRGIFGGEDISCATLRKGVFAAGAALTLLSLVGSVFYYWAHSRADTGGWQKHRNEGVGMTEQPPEFGKV, from the exons ATGGCCATATCCGTCCCTATTTTAGCCATCATCTTTGCTCTCCATCTCATCGCCTTCGTCTTCGCCGTCGGCGCCGAACGACGCCGTAGCTTC gcTGAGGTGGTGCCTGATCAGTACGACGAGAGGACCTACTGCCTCTACAGTACGGATGCGTCGACGGTGTACGGACTATCTGCTTTTGGTCTGCTCCTTCTTAGCCAGGTTGTTGTTAACGGCGTTACTAGATGTCTCTGCTTTGGCAAAGGCCTTGTCTCCGCCACTTCATCCACCACTTGCGCCATCTTTTTCTTCGTTTTCTCCTG GTTAAGCTTTTTGGGAGCTGAGGCATGTTTACTGGCGGGATCAGCAAAAAACGCATACCACACCAAGTACAGAGGAATCTTTGGCGGAGAGGACATTTCATGTGCTACACTGAGGAAAGGCGTATTTGCTGCTGGAGCTGCTCTAACTTTGTTGTCATTGGTGGGATCAGTCTTCTATTACTGGGCTCACTCTAGAGCTGATACTGGTGGATGGCAGAAACATCGGAATGAAGGCGTTGGAATGACAGAGCAGCCTCCCGAATTTGGTAAGGTCTGA
- the LOC107909552 gene encoding uncharacterized protein isoform X2, whose product MTDACIRAVVESIHSSPTQAVLYLSGGASLALGLLMSVPGASNTVLEAVVPYSRMSMIQLLAKIPAKYCSQQTADEMALLAYNRALKLSSPGSPVLGVGFTGSLATTRPKQGDHRFHLSTRTSDRHWASTVTLSKGLRSRDQEEKVSSYFLLKAIANACKVSSTFDSELTESDVVADECERFFDEDKELEQLINGQICFKVYPFSSDKSNGDRKIIIPGSFNPLHDGHLKLLEAATSICGDGYPCFELSAINADKPPLSIPQIKERVMQFEKFGKTIIISNQPYFYKKAELFPGSAFVIGADTAVRLINPKYYDGSYDRMIETLSGCKRTGCTFIVAGRKVDGTFKVLEDFDVPEVLKDMFVPIPAERFRMDISSTEIRRSCGL is encoded by the exons ATGACAGACGCTTGCATAAGAGCCGTTGTGGAATCTATCCACTCTTCTCCCACACAGGCCGTCCTCTATCTCTCCGGCGGCGCCTCTCTC GCCTTGGGGTTGTTGATGTCAGTTCCTGGAGCTTCAAATACGGTGCTGGAAGCTGTTGTGCCATACTCCAGAATGTCCATGATCCAATTACTCGCTAag ATTCCTGCCAAGTATTGTAGTCAACAAACTGCCGATGAAATGGCTTTGCTCGCTTACAATCGCGCGCTGAAGCTTTCTTCTCCAG GTTCTCCAGTTCTTGGTGTGGGGTTTACTGGTTCTTTGGCTACCACCCGTCCGAAACAGGGAGACCATAG GTTTCACTTGTCAACAAGAACCTCTGATCGACATTGGGCATCCACAGTTACTCTATCAAAG GGCTTGAGGAGTCGAGATCAAGAAGAGAAGGTTTCAAGTTACTTCCTACTGAAG GCGATCGCTAATGCCTGCAAAGTCTCTTCGACATTTGATTCAGAGTTGACTGAATCTGATGTTGTTGCAGATGAATGTGAAAGGTTCTTTGATGAAGATAAGGAGTTAGAGCAACTTATAAATGGGCAAATTTGCTTTAAGGTTTATCCGTTTTCAAGTG ATAAGTCAAATGGTGATAGGAAGATTATAATCCCTGGATCCTTTAATCCATTACATGATGGTCACCTCAAGCTCTTGGAAGCTGCCACTAG CATTTGTGGCGATGGGTATCCGTGCTTTGAATTATCTGCAATTAATGCTGACAAACCTCCATTGTCAATACCACAAATCAAAGAGCGAGTTATGCAGTTCGAAAAATTTG GAAAGACGATAATAATTTCCAATCAGCCTTATTTCTATAAGAAAGCTGAACTTTTTCCGGGTAGTGCTTTTGTAATTGGTGCTGACACTGCAGTGAGGCTTATTAAT CCTAAATACTATGATGGGAGCTATGATAGGATGATAGAGACACTCTCTGGATGCAAAAGAACAGGATGCACCTTCATTGTGGCTGGTCGGAAAGTTGATGGTACTTTTAAG GTTCTTGAGGATTTTGATGTTCCTGAAGTGTTGAAAGATATGTTTGTCCCAATACCAGCTGAAAGGTTCCGCATGGATATATCCTCAACTGAAATAAGGAGAAGCTGTGGACTGTAg
- the LOC107909552 gene encoding uncharacterized protein isoform X3, whose translation MALLAYNRALKLSSPGSPVLGVGFTGSLATTRPKQGDHRFHLSTRTSDRHWASTVTLSKGLRSRDQEEKVSSYFLLKAIANACKVSSTFDSELTESDVVADECERFFDEDKELEQLINGQICFKVYPFSSDKSNGDRKIIIPGSFNPLHDGHLKLLEAATSICGDGYPCFELSAINADKPPLSIPQIKERVMQFEKFGKTIIISNQPYFYKKAELFPGSAFVIGADTAVRLINPKYYDGSYDRMIETLSGCKRTGCTFIVAGRKVDGTFKVLEDFDVPEVLKDMFVPIPAERFRMDISSTEIRRSCGL comes from the exons ATGGCTTTGCTCGCTTACAATCGCGCGCTGAAGCTTTCTTCTCCAG GTTCTCCAGTTCTTGGTGTGGGGTTTACTGGTTCTTTGGCTACCACCCGTCCGAAACAGGGAGACCATAG GTTTCACTTGTCAACAAGAACCTCTGATCGACATTGGGCATCCACAGTTACTCTATCAAAG GGCTTGAGGAGTCGAGATCAAGAAGAGAAGGTTTCAAGTTACTTCCTACTGAAG GCGATCGCTAATGCCTGCAAAGTCTCTTCGACATTTGATTCAGAGTTGACTGAATCTGATGTTGTTGCAGATGAATGTGAAAGGTTCTTTGATGAAGATAAGGAGTTAGAGCAACTTATAAATGGGCAAATTTGCTTTAAGGTTTATCCGTTTTCAAGTG ATAAGTCAAATGGTGATAGGAAGATTATAATCCCTGGATCCTTTAATCCATTACATGATGGTCACCTCAAGCTCTTGGAAGCTGCCACTAG CATTTGTGGCGATGGGTATCCGTGCTTTGAATTATCTGCAATTAATGCTGACAAACCTCCATTGTCAATACCACAAATCAAAGAGCGAGTTATGCAGTTCGAAAAATTTG GAAAGACGATAATAATTTCCAATCAGCCTTATTTCTATAAGAAAGCTGAACTTTTTCCGGGTAGTGCTTTTGTAATTGGTGCTGACACTGCAGTGAGGCTTATTAAT CCTAAATACTATGATGGGAGCTATGATAGGATGATAGAGACACTCTCTGGATGCAAAAGAACAGGATGCACCTTCATTGTGGCTGGTCGGAAAGTTGATGGTACTTTTAAG GTTCTTGAGGATTTTGATGTTCCTGAAGTGTTGAAAGATATGTTTGTCCCAATACCAGCTGAAAGGTTCCGCATGGATATATCCTCAACTGAAATAAGGAGAAGCTGTGGACTGTAg
- the LOC107909552 gene encoding uncharacterized protein isoform X4: protein MKYRSPVLGVGFTGSLATTRPKQGDHRFHLSTRTSDRHWASTVTLSKGLRSRDQEEKVSSYFLLKAIANACKVSSTFDSELTESDVVADECERFFDEDKELEQLINGQICFKVYPFSSDKSNGDRKIIIPGSFNPLHDGHLKLLEAATSICGDGYPCFELSAINADKPPLSIPQIKERVMQFEKFGKTIIISNQPYFYKKAELFPGSAFVIGADTAVRLINPKYYDGSYDRMIETLSGCKRTGCTFIVAGRKVDGTFKVLEDFDVPEVLKDMFVPIPAERFRMDISSTEIRRSCGL from the exons ATGAAATATC GTTCTCCAGTTCTTGGTGTGGGGTTTACTGGTTCTTTGGCTACCACCCGTCCGAAACAGGGAGACCATAG GTTTCACTTGTCAACAAGAACCTCTGATCGACATTGGGCATCCACAGTTACTCTATCAAAG GGCTTGAGGAGTCGAGATCAAGAAGAGAAGGTTTCAAGTTACTTCCTACTGAAG GCGATCGCTAATGCCTGCAAAGTCTCTTCGACATTTGATTCAGAGTTGACTGAATCTGATGTTGTTGCAGATGAATGTGAAAGGTTCTTTGATGAAGATAAGGAGTTAGAGCAACTTATAAATGGGCAAATTTGCTTTAAGGTTTATCCGTTTTCAAGTG ATAAGTCAAATGGTGATAGGAAGATTATAATCCCTGGATCCTTTAATCCATTACATGATGGTCACCTCAAGCTCTTGGAAGCTGCCACTAG CATTTGTGGCGATGGGTATCCGTGCTTTGAATTATCTGCAATTAATGCTGACAAACCTCCATTGTCAATACCACAAATCAAAGAGCGAGTTATGCAGTTCGAAAAATTTG GAAAGACGATAATAATTTCCAATCAGCCTTATTTCTATAAGAAAGCTGAACTTTTTCCGGGTAGTGCTTTTGTAATTGGTGCTGACACTGCAGTGAGGCTTATTAAT CCTAAATACTATGATGGGAGCTATGATAGGATGATAGAGACACTCTCTGGATGCAAAAGAACAGGATGCACCTTCATTGTGGCTGGTCGGAAAGTTGATGGTACTTTTAAG GTTCTTGAGGATTTTGATGTTCCTGAAGTGTTGAAAGATATGTTTGTCCCAATACCAGCTGAAAGGTTCCGCATGGATATATCCTCAACTGAAATAAGGAGAAGCTGTGGACTGTAg
- the LOC107909552 gene encoding uncharacterized protein isoform X1, with the protein MTDACIRAVVESIHSSPTQAVLYLSGGASLQALGLLMSVPGASNTVLEAVVPYSRMSMIQLLAKIPAKYCSQQTADEMALLAYNRALKLSSPGSPVLGVGFTGSLATTRPKQGDHRFHLSTRTSDRHWASTVTLSKGLRSRDQEEKVSSYFLLKAIANACKVSSTFDSELTESDVVADECERFFDEDKELEQLINGQICFKVYPFSSDKSNGDRKIIIPGSFNPLHDGHLKLLEAATSICGDGYPCFELSAINADKPPLSIPQIKERVMQFEKFGKTIIISNQPYFYKKAELFPGSAFVIGADTAVRLINPKYYDGSYDRMIETLSGCKRTGCTFIVAGRKVDGTFKVLEDFDVPEVLKDMFVPIPAERFRMDISSTEIRRSCGL; encoded by the exons ATGACAGACGCTTGCATAAGAGCCGTTGTGGAATCTATCCACTCTTCTCCCACACAGGCCGTCCTCTATCTCTCCGGCGGCGCCTCTCTC CAGGCCTTGGGGTTGTTGATGTCAGTTCCTGGAGCTTCAAATACGGTGCTGGAAGCTGTTGTGCCATACTCCAGAATGTCCATGATCCAATTACTCGCTAag ATTCCTGCCAAGTATTGTAGTCAACAAACTGCCGATGAAATGGCTTTGCTCGCTTACAATCGCGCGCTGAAGCTTTCTTCTCCAG GTTCTCCAGTTCTTGGTGTGGGGTTTACTGGTTCTTTGGCTACCACCCGTCCGAAACAGGGAGACCATAG GTTTCACTTGTCAACAAGAACCTCTGATCGACATTGGGCATCCACAGTTACTCTATCAAAG GGCTTGAGGAGTCGAGATCAAGAAGAGAAGGTTTCAAGTTACTTCCTACTGAAG GCGATCGCTAATGCCTGCAAAGTCTCTTCGACATTTGATTCAGAGTTGACTGAATCTGATGTTGTTGCAGATGAATGTGAAAGGTTCTTTGATGAAGATAAGGAGTTAGAGCAACTTATAAATGGGCAAATTTGCTTTAAGGTTTATCCGTTTTCAAGTG ATAAGTCAAATGGTGATAGGAAGATTATAATCCCTGGATCCTTTAATCCATTACATGATGGTCACCTCAAGCTCTTGGAAGCTGCCACTAG CATTTGTGGCGATGGGTATCCGTGCTTTGAATTATCTGCAATTAATGCTGACAAACCTCCATTGTCAATACCACAAATCAAAGAGCGAGTTATGCAGTTCGAAAAATTTG GAAAGACGATAATAATTTCCAATCAGCCTTATTTCTATAAGAAAGCTGAACTTTTTCCGGGTAGTGCTTTTGTAATTGGTGCTGACACTGCAGTGAGGCTTATTAAT CCTAAATACTATGATGGGAGCTATGATAGGATGATAGAGACACTCTCTGGATGCAAAAGAACAGGATGCACCTTCATTGTGGCTGGTCGGAAAGTTGATGGTACTTTTAAG GTTCTTGAGGATTTTGATGTTCCTGAAGTGTTGAAAGATATGTTTGTCCCAATACCAGCTGAAAGGTTCCGCATGGATATATCCTCAACTGAAATAAGGAGAAGCTGTGGACTGTAg